One part of the Eublepharis macularius isolate TG4126 chromosome 16, MPM_Emac_v1.0, whole genome shotgun sequence genome encodes these proteins:
- the NTF3 gene encoding neurotrophin-3 isoform X2, whose protein sequence is MSILFYVIFLSYLRGIQSTNMDQRSLPEDSINSLIIKLIQADILKSKVSKQMVDIKDSIVDTVKKVTAIEPDVDSTENVKLDFQPVISMDTELLRQQRRYSSPRVLLSDNTPLEPPPLYLMEDYIGSSVVGNRTSRRKRFAESKSHRGEYSVCDSESRWVTDKSSAIDIKGNQVTVLGEIKMGPSPVKQYFYETRCKQAKPAKSGCRGIDDKHWNSQCKTSQTFVRALTAENNKLIAWRWIRIDTSCVCALSRKIGRT, encoded by the coding sequence ATGTCCATCTTGTTTTATGTGATATTTCTTTCTTATCTCCGTGGCATCCAGTCTACCAACATGGATCAAAGGAGTTTGCCGGAAGACTCAATAAATTCTCTCATTATAAAACTAATTCAAGCAGACATTTTGAAAAGCAAAGTATCCAAGCAGATGGTCGATATTAAGGACAGCATTGTGGACACAGTGAAGAAAGTTACGGCCATTGAGCCAGATGTGGACAGTACGGAAAATGTGAAATTAGATTTCCAGCCAGTTATCTCAATGGATACAGAACTCTTGCGGCAACAGAGACGCTACAGCTCCCCTCGGGTCCTGTTGAGCGACAACACCCCATTGGAACCCCCACCCTTATATCTTATGGAGGATTACATTGGCAGTTCTGTGGTGGGGAACCGAACTTCTCGTCGGAAGAGATTTGCCGAAAGCAAGAGCCACCGTGGGGAGTACTCCGTATGTGACAGTGAGAGCCGATGGGTCACAGACAAATCTTCTGCCATTGACATTAAAGGAAACCAGGTCACCGTGCTAGGGGAGATAAAAATGGGCCCTTCTCCAGTCAAACAATATTTTTATGAAACAAGGTGTAAACAAGCCAAACCTGCTAAAAGTGGCTGCCGAGGCATAGACGATAAGCACTGGAATTCCCAGTGCAAAACATCCCAAACATTTGTACGGGCATTGACTGCGGAAAACAACAAACTTATAGCTTGGCGATGGATTAGAATAGACACCTCTTGCGTGTGTGCTTTGTCCAGGAAAATTGGGCGAACATAG
- the NTF3 gene encoding neurotrophin-3 isoform X1 — MVISTTILHVNKVMSILFYVIFLSYLRGIQSTNMDQRSLPEDSINSLIIKLIQADILKSKVSKQMVDIKDSIVDTVKKVTAIEPDVDSTENVKLDFQPVISMDTELLRQQRRYSSPRVLLSDNTPLEPPPLYLMEDYIGSSVVGNRTSRRKRFAESKSHRGEYSVCDSESRWVTDKSSAIDIKGNQVTVLGEIKMGPSPVKQYFYETRCKQAKPAKSGCRGIDDKHWNSQCKTSQTFVRALTAENNKLIAWRWIRIDTSCVCALSRKIGRT, encoded by the coding sequence atctTACACGTGAACAAGGTGATGTCCATCTTGTTTTATGTGATATTTCTTTCTTATCTCCGTGGCATCCAGTCTACCAACATGGATCAAAGGAGTTTGCCGGAAGACTCAATAAATTCTCTCATTATAAAACTAATTCAAGCAGACATTTTGAAAAGCAAAGTATCCAAGCAGATGGTCGATATTAAGGACAGCATTGTGGACACAGTGAAGAAAGTTACGGCCATTGAGCCAGATGTGGACAGTACGGAAAATGTGAAATTAGATTTCCAGCCAGTTATCTCAATGGATACAGAACTCTTGCGGCAACAGAGACGCTACAGCTCCCCTCGGGTCCTGTTGAGCGACAACACCCCATTGGAACCCCCACCCTTATATCTTATGGAGGATTACATTGGCAGTTCTGTGGTGGGGAACCGAACTTCTCGTCGGAAGAGATTTGCCGAAAGCAAGAGCCACCGTGGGGAGTACTCCGTATGTGACAGTGAGAGCCGATGGGTCACAGACAAATCTTCTGCCATTGACATTAAAGGAAACCAGGTCACCGTGCTAGGGGAGATAAAAATGGGCCCTTCTCCAGTCAAACAATATTTTTATGAAACAAGGTGTAAACAAGCCAAACCTGCTAAAAGTGGCTGCCGAGGCATAGACGATAAGCACTGGAATTCCCAGTGCAAAACATCCCAAACATTTGTACGGGCATTGACTGCGGAAAACAACAAACTTATAGCTTGGCGATGGATTAGAATAGACACCTCTTGCGTGTGTGCTTTGTCCAGGAAAATTGGGCGAACATAG